Proteins from a single region of Spodoptera frugiperda isolate SF20-4 chromosome 8, AGI-APGP_CSIRO_Sfru_2.0, whole genome shotgun sequence:
- the LOC118275902 gene encoding presenilin-2 isoform X1 — protein sequence MSDTGSETEEATEHTALMDGHIAEARPDRVIAERIAKKRKTKPDNQRSYGSVDGVTGGASGSGSGSVPNAAPPPPPAEPQLEELELKYGARHVIKLFVPVTLCMLVVVATISSINFYSVKDVYLAYTPFHEESPYAVTKVWNALANSLILLSVIALMTVLLIVLYKKRCYKIIHGWLILSSLMLLFLFSYLYIEEALRAYNIPMDYITLIFGMWNFGVVGMIVIHWKGPLRLQQAYLIFIAALMALVFIKYLPEWTTWAVLAVISIWDLIAVLTPKGPLRILVETAQERNEPIFPALIYSSTVMYCLAATTTGGAEGGAEPRPVAAGAAGAPGEPRARELRPLNPHGSRENEANEAAGAGGDAAGFDSAWRARAQQQRRLRVDTVERAEPPRYTTRIDRPNTAHAAPQPGADDEEKGVKLGLGDFIFYSVLVGKASSYGDWNTTLACFVAILIGLCLTLLLLAILKKALPALPISITFGLIFYFATRCVVKPFADALAAEQVFI from the exons ATGAGTGACACCGGCAGTGAAACAGAGGAGGCGACAGAGCACACGGCACTCATGGACGGCCACATCGCAGAAGCTCGTCCCGATCGGGTGATCGCCGAAAGAATAGCGAAAAAGCGAAAGACTAAGCCAGATAATCAGCGATCATACGGT AGTGTGGATGGAGTGACTGGTGGTGCCTCGGGGTCAGGCAGCGGTTCAGTCCCTAATGCTGCCCCGCCACCACCCCCAGCAGAGCCCCAACTTGAGGAGCTAGAACTGAAATATGGAGCCCGCCATGTCATCAAACTGTTTGTGCCTGTCACTCTCTGTATGCTTGTTGTTGTCGCGACAATATCTTCAATCAATTTTTATTCAGTTAAAGATgtatattt AGCATACACACCTTTTCATGAGGAAAGTCCATATGCAGTGACAAAAGTATGGAATGCTCTTGCCAACTCGCTGATCCTGCTCAGTGTGATTGCCTTAATGACTGTGTTACTCATAGTATTATACAAGAAGAGATGCTACAAGATCATTCACGGGTGGCTCATACTGTCCTCACTCATGTTGCTGTTCTTGttctcatatttatatattgA GGAAGCCTTAAGAGCATACAACATTCCAATGGACtacataacattaatatttggCATGTGGAACTTTGGTGTTGTGGGTATGATTGTGATCCACTGGAAGGGGCCTTTGAGGTTGCAACAGGCCTATCTTATATTCATTGCGGCACTAATGGCACTTGTCTTTATCAAGTACCTACCCGAGTGGACCACTTGGGCTGTTCTGGCTGTCATATCTATTTGGG ATTTGATAGCAGTGCTAACTCCAAAAGGGCCTTTAAGAATACTAGTAGAAACAGCACAAGAACGAAACGAACCAATATTCCCTGCCTTAATTTATTCAT CGACGGTGATGTACTGCCTGGCGGCGACGACGACGGGCGGCGCGGAGGGCGGCGCGGAGCCGAGGCCggtggcggcgggcgcggccggCGCGCCAGGTGAGCCGCGCGCGCGCGAGCTGCGTCCTCTCAACCCGCACG GTTCCCGGGAAAACGAGGCGAATGAGGCGGCAGGGGCGGGTGGCGACGCGGCCGGGTTTGACTCCGCGTGGCGCGCGCGTGCGCAGCAACAGCGGCGCCTGCGCGTGGACACGGTGGAGCGCGCCGAGCCGCCGCGGTACACCACGCGCATCGACCGACCCAACACCGCGCACGCCGCGCCACAACCCGGCGCGGACGACGAAgaaa AGGGCGTGAAGCTCGGGCTTGGTGACTTCATATTCTACAGCGTGCTGGTCGGAAAGGCCAGCTCTTACGGAGACTGGAACACAACGCTCGCGTGTTTTGTAGCTATATTAATT GGTTTGTGTCTAACACTCCTTCTGCTAGCAATACTCAAGAAAGCGTTGCCGGCGCTTCCCATTTCAATAACGTTCGGTTTAATATTCTACTTCGCTACGCGGTGCGTCGTCAAGCCGTTTGCGGATGCGCTCGCAGCGGAACAAGTGTTTATTTAG
- the LOC118275906 gene encoding transmembrane emp24 domain-containing protein 5 yields the protein MFYINLFLFATIFLTKCYGQNIYVSDVNFRIEPGVETCVYETGKAGQMLEVYYQVLDGQHGDLDINFKVIDPKNATLLTDHKSSENSIIMDLEMDGDYAFCMDNTYSMMNSKLVFLYVLVEDKNGVTRSDAEATTGSDSGDGQKDAEGDEAEPKEILEWEGTDENGESYYLEVGKIADSLSATLAHVVKSRHLLSIYAATKSRDSYLAFEDTFIVDVWSGIQISLMFVVGMLQVYMIKKLFNREHLGYKDIY from the coding sequence atgttttacattaatttatttttatttgcaacaaTATTCTTAACAAAATGTTATGGGCAAAATATATACGTGAGTGACGTTAACTTCAGAATAGAACCAGGAGTAGAGACGTGTGTCTACGAAACAGGGAAAGCCGGACAGATGTTGGAAGTGTACTACCAGGTACTGGATGGCCAACATGGAGATTTGGACATTAACTTCAAAGTTATTGACCCCAAGAATGCCACGCTACTGACGGATCATAAAAGTTCCGAAAACTCTATTATCATGGACTTGGAAATGGACGGAGATTACGCATTCTGTATGGACAACACATACAGTATGATGAATTCTAAACTTGTGTTCTTGTATGTGCTAGTAGAAGACAAAAATGGAGTGACTCGAAGTGACGCAGAAGCAACGACGGGGAGTGACAGCGGAGATGGACAGAAAGACGCTGAAGGCGACGAAGCCGAACCAAAAGAAATATTAGAATGGGAGGGAACCGATGAAAATGGTGAAAGTTACTACTTGGAAGTTGGTAAAATCGCAGATTCTTTATCGGCCACGTTAGCGCACGTGGTCAAGTCCCGACATCTGCTTAGCATATATGCTGCGACTAAGTCGCGCGACAGTTACTTGGCTTTCGAAGACACTTTCATTGTCGACGTTTGGTCCGGCATCCAAATAAGTTTAATGTTTGTTGTGGGGATGTTACAAGTTTACATGATCAAGAAACTGTTCAATCGAGAACATCTTGGATATAAGGACATTTATTGA
- the LOC118275905 gene encoding 26S proteasome regulatory subunit 4, translated as MGQNQSGGGSGGDKKDDKDKKKKYEPPIPTRVGKKKRKAKGPDAALKLPQVTPHTRCRLKLLKLERIKDYLLMEEEFIRNQERLKPQEEKIEEERSKVDDLRGTPMSVGNLEEIIDDNHAIVSTSVGSEHYVSILSFVDKDQLEPGCSVLLNHKVHAVVGVLGDDTDPMVSVMKLEKAPQETYADIGGLDTQIQEIKESVELPLTHPEYYEEMGIKPPKGVILYGPPGTGKTLLAKAVANQTSATFLRVVGSELIQKYLGDGPKLVRELFRVAEEHAPSIVFIDEIDAVGTKRYDSNSGGEREIQRTMLELLNQLDGFDSRGDVKVIMATNRIETLDPALIRPGRIDRKIEFPLPDEKTKRRIFTIHTSRMTLADDVNLSELIMSKDDLSGADIKAICTEAGLMALRERRMKVTNEDFKKSKESVLYRKKEGTPEGLYL; from the exons ATG GGTCAGAACCAATCTGGCGGAGGCAGCGGTGGAGACAAAAAAGATGACAAAGATAAAAAGAAGAAATATGAACCCCCAATCCCTACTAGAGTTGGTAAGAAGAAGCGCAAGGCTAAAGGACCTGATGCTGCGTTGAAACTACCTCAAGTGACACCACACACTCGGTGTAGACTAAAGCTGTTGAAATTAGAAAGAATCAAGGATTACCTGCTTATGGAGGAGGAATTCATCCGTAATCAAGAAAGACTGAAGCCCCAGGAGGAAAAGATTGAGGAGGAAAGGTCTAAG GTGGATGACCTTAGAGGAACCCCAATGTCTGTGGGCAACTTGGAGGAAATCATTGATGACAACCATGCTATTGTGTCTACCTCTGTGGGTAGTGAGCACTATGTCAGCATCTTGTCCTTTGTAGACAAGGACCAGCTAGAGCCTGGCTGTTCAGTGCTCTTGAACCATAAG GTTCATGCTGTAGTAGGAGTATTGGGAGATGATACAGATCCGATGGTCTCAGTTATGAAGTTGGAGAAGGCCCCTCAGGAGACATATGCTGACATTGGAGGTCTGGACACCCAGATACAGGAAATTAAG GAATCTGTGGAGCTGCCCCTTACTCACCCAGAATACTATGAAGAGATGGGTATCAAACCTCCTAAGGGTGTGATTCTCTATGGTCCACCTGGAACTGGCAAAACCTTGCTAGCCAAAGCAGTTGCCAACCAGACCTCGGCCACTTTCCTGCGAGTTGTCGGCTCAGAGCTCATTCAGAAATACTTG GGAGATGGACCTAAACTTGTTCGTGAACTGTTCAGAGTAGCCGAAGAGCATGCTCCCTCAATTGTGTTCATAGATGAAATTGATGCTGTAGGCACAAAACG TTATGATTCAAATTCTGGTGGAGAGAGGGAAATCCAGAGGACTATGTTGGAGTTACTTAACCAGCTTGACGGATTCGATTCACGAGGTGATGTCAAA GTAATCATGGCCACAAATCGCATAGAGACATTAGACCCTGCATTGATTCGGCCTGGACGTATAGACAGGAAAATCGAATTTCCTCTGCCTGACGAGAAGACTAAGAGAAGGATCTTCACCATTCACACATCAAGGATGACTCTAGCTGACGATGTCAATTTATCTGAACTTATTATGTCTAAAGATGATCTGTCTGGTGCAGACATTAag GCAATTTGTACTGAAGCTGGATTGATGGCGTTACGAGAACGCCGCATGAAAGTAACTAATGAAGATTTCAAGAAATCAAAGGAGAGTGTCTTATATCGCAAAAAGGAAGGCACACCTGAGGGACTTTACCTATAA
- the LOC118275907 gene encoding CCA tRNA nucleotidyltransferase 1, mitochondrial isoform X1, with protein MYTLCLEIFKLGRFFPKRAYSTLNKSTILHRIPRSKMDEELKCRENPVVLRLDSAEFQSIFTPEVLALKNIFDKYKYEIRIAGGAVRDLLMGLNPKDLDFATTATPHQMKEMFTTENIRMINANGERHGTITARINDKESFEVTTLRIDVLTDGRHAEVEFTTDWKLDANRRDLTINSMFLGFDGSVYDYFFGYEDLKKRKIVFVGDPDRRVKEDYLRIMRYFRFYGKIADKPDNHEENTLEVLKNNVKGLQNISGERIWVELKKMLQGNFAGNLLKTMIDVGVGEYIGLPASPNIEELERLLKRAEHLNLHPISYLAALLTDLDEVTVLYNRLKFSGYDRDLAYFLVEHRGDKEGSRPLLPYEKLVLNSKIKQKDAIEYVKEVLKYRGDKLFDQFNEWVVPRFPISGKVLKEAGVPPGKMYGPIISKIKDIWIESNYKLSEAELVQHIPGIIEEFDKNKLNP; from the exons ATGTACACTTTATGTTTAGAAATATTCAAGCTTGGTAGATTCTTTCCAAAACGG GCATACTCAACTCTTAACAAGAGTACAATTTTACACCGCATCCCTCGATCGAAAATGGATGAAGAATTAAAATGTCGAGAAAATCCAGTCGTGTTACGTCTAGACTCGGCAGAATTCCAGAGCATCTTTACCCCAGAAGTTTTAGCACTGAAAAATAtctttgataaatataaatatgaaataagaaTAGCTGGTGGTGCCGTAAG GGACCTCTTGATGGGTCTAAATCCAAAAGATCTGGATTTTGCTACAACAGCAACACCACATCAAATGAAAGAAATGTTTACTACTGAAAATATTAGAATGATCAATGCTAATGGAGAGAGGCATGGCACTATAACAGCCAGGATTAATGACAAGGAAAGTTTTGAGGTGACCACACTGAGGATAGATGTACTTACTGATGGACGCCATGCAGAAGTAGAGTTTACTACAGACTGGAAACTTGATGCCAACAGGAGAGATCTTACAATCAACTCCATGTTTCTTG gttttgaTGGCTCAGTGTATGACTATTTCTTTGGCTATGAAGATTTAAAAAAGAGAAAGATTGTCTTTGTTGGTGACCCTGACAGAAGAGTGAAAGAGGATTATTTAAGGATAATGAGATATTTCCGTTTCTATGGAAAAATTGCAGACAAACCTGACAACCATGAGGAAAATACCCTCGAagtcttaaaaaataatgtaaaaggtCTGCAAAACATATCTGGGGAACGAATTTGGGTGGAGTTAAAAAAGATGCTGCAAGGCAATTTTGCTGGTAATCTATTGAAGACTATGATTGATGTGGGTGTTGGAGAAtacatag GTTTACCAGCATCTCCAAATATAGAGGAACTGGAGAGATTACTAAAAAGAGCTGAACACCTGAACTTGCATCCAATTTCTTACCTGGCAGCACTCCTAACAGACCTGGATGAGGTCACAGTTCTATACAACAGGCTCAAGTTCTCTGGTTATGATAGAGATCTAGCTTACTTCCTGGTGGAGCACCGAGGAGACAAGGAAGGCAGCAGGCCATTATT acCATATGAAAAACTGGTATTAaattccaaaataaaacaaaaggatGCAATTGAATATGTAAAGGAAGTTTTAAAATACAGAGGGGATAAACTCTTTGATCAGTTCAATGAATGGGTGGTACCTAGGTTCCCAATTAGTGGTAAGGTTTTAAAAGAAGCTGGAGTGCCACCTGGCAAAATGTATGGCCCTATCATTAGCAAAATCAAAGATATTTGGATTGAAAGTAATTACAAACTATCAGAAGCAGAGTTAGTTCAACACATCCCTGGCATCATAGAGGAATTTGATAAGAATAAACTAAATCCATAA
- the LOC118275902 gene encoding presenilin-1 isoform X2, with translation MSDTGSETEEATEHTALMDGHIAEARPDRVIAERIAKKRKTKPDNQRSYGSVDGVTGGASGSGSGSVPNAAPPPPPAEPQLEELELKYGARHVIKLFVPVTLCMLVVVATISSINFYSVKDVYLAYTPFHEESPYAVTKVWNALANSLILLSVIALMTVLLIVLYKKRCYKIIHGWLILSSLMLLFLFSYLYIEEALRAYNIPMDYITLIFGMWNFGVVGMIVIHWKGPLRLQQAYLIFIAALMALVFIKYLPEWTTWAVLAVISIWDLIAVLTPKGPLRILVETAQERNEPIFPALIYSSTVMYCLAATTTGGAEGGAEPRPVAAGAAGAPGSRENEANEAAGAGGDAAGFDSAWRARAQQQRRLRVDTVERAEPPRYTTRIDRPNTAHAAPQPGADDEEKGVKLGLGDFIFYSVLVGKASSYGDWNTTLACFVAILIGLCLTLLLLAILKKALPALPISITFGLIFYFATRCVVKPFADALAAEQVFI, from the exons ATGAGTGACACCGGCAGTGAAACAGAGGAGGCGACAGAGCACACGGCACTCATGGACGGCCACATCGCAGAAGCTCGTCCCGATCGGGTGATCGCCGAAAGAATAGCGAAAAAGCGAAAGACTAAGCCAGATAATCAGCGATCATACGGT AGTGTGGATGGAGTGACTGGTGGTGCCTCGGGGTCAGGCAGCGGTTCAGTCCCTAATGCTGCCCCGCCACCACCCCCAGCAGAGCCCCAACTTGAGGAGCTAGAACTGAAATATGGAGCCCGCCATGTCATCAAACTGTTTGTGCCTGTCACTCTCTGTATGCTTGTTGTTGTCGCGACAATATCTTCAATCAATTTTTATTCAGTTAAAGATgtatattt AGCATACACACCTTTTCATGAGGAAAGTCCATATGCAGTGACAAAAGTATGGAATGCTCTTGCCAACTCGCTGATCCTGCTCAGTGTGATTGCCTTAATGACTGTGTTACTCATAGTATTATACAAGAAGAGATGCTACAAGATCATTCACGGGTGGCTCATACTGTCCTCACTCATGTTGCTGTTCTTGttctcatatttatatattgA GGAAGCCTTAAGAGCATACAACATTCCAATGGACtacataacattaatatttggCATGTGGAACTTTGGTGTTGTGGGTATGATTGTGATCCACTGGAAGGGGCCTTTGAGGTTGCAACAGGCCTATCTTATATTCATTGCGGCACTAATGGCACTTGTCTTTATCAAGTACCTACCCGAGTGGACCACTTGGGCTGTTCTGGCTGTCATATCTATTTGGG ATTTGATAGCAGTGCTAACTCCAAAAGGGCCTTTAAGAATACTAGTAGAAACAGCACAAGAACGAAACGAACCAATATTCCCTGCCTTAATTTATTCAT CGACGGTGATGTACTGCCTGGCGGCGACGACGACGGGCGGCGCGGAGGGCGGCGCGGAGCCGAGGCCggtggcggcgggcgcggccggCGCGCCAG GTTCCCGGGAAAACGAGGCGAATGAGGCGGCAGGGGCGGGTGGCGACGCGGCCGGGTTTGACTCCGCGTGGCGCGCGCGTGCGCAGCAACAGCGGCGCCTGCGCGTGGACACGGTGGAGCGCGCCGAGCCGCCGCGGTACACCACGCGCATCGACCGACCCAACACCGCGCACGCCGCGCCACAACCCGGCGCGGACGACGAAgaaa AGGGCGTGAAGCTCGGGCTTGGTGACTTCATATTCTACAGCGTGCTGGTCGGAAAGGCCAGCTCTTACGGAGACTGGAACACAACGCTCGCGTGTTTTGTAGCTATATTAATT GGTTTGTGTCTAACACTCCTTCTGCTAGCAATACTCAAGAAAGCGTTGCCGGCGCTTCCCATTTCAATAACGTTCGGTTTAATATTCTACTTCGCTACGCGGTGCGTCGTCAAGCCGTTTGCGGATGCGCTCGCAGCGGAACAAGTGTTTATTTAG
- the LOC118275909 gene encoding abscission/NoCut checkpoint regulator — protein MSCNSCTKPFSLLRKEKGCPSCGFSYCSKCLDNKMFLPKLNAEAKVCAKCKNNSAKPTEPKTVEAPDAYYRRLGAMGEKQANQEILDRLQKLKENKTTSNPLSKDEEIKNRLQNIKGETPTTSDAEIYARLAKLRGVPVEVVNAKPVLPPPDTRTEQEQADDLIKQYMEQTGIDTKYQNEFDGIINSIESRVQKLKGSEPAPAGVAQSKPEEKSDESEDEETTVKKIIEKIKKEATIEDEIPPCDELPFCEICNEDARMRCLGCRYLFCKRCFLDHKDDDDGCDRYEPYEAPKNKSY, from the exons ATGTCGTGTAATTCCTGCACAAAACCGTTTTCTTTGCTTCGTAAAGAG AAAGGATGTCCCAGCTGCGGCTTCAGTTACTGCTCAAAATGTTTggataataaaatgttcttacCAAAATTAAATGCGGAGGCCAAG GTATGTGcaaaatgtaaaaacaatagTGCTAAACCTACTGAACCTAAAACAGTAGAAGCCCCTGATGCATACTATAG GAGATTAGGTGCCATGGGTGAAAAACAAGCAAACCAAGAAATATTAGATAGATTacaaaagttaaaagaaaataaaactacaagtaaTCCTTTGAGTAaagatgaagaaataaaaaaccgTCTCCAGAATATCAAAGGCGAAACACCCACTACTTCAGATGCAGAGATATATGCCAGACTGGCAAAATTGAGAGGAGTACCTGTTGAAGTGGTTAATGCTAAG CCTGTATTACCACCACCAGACACAAGAACAGAGCAAGAGCAAGCAGATgacttaataaaacaatatatggAACAAACTGGCATAGATACTAAATACCAAAATGAATTTGATGGGATTATCAACAGTATTGAGTCTCGGGTGCAGAAACTGAAAGGTTCAGAACCTGCTCCAGCGGGAGTAGCACAAAGCAAACCAGAGGAGAAAAGTGATGAATCAGAGGATGAGGAAACCACagttaaaaaaattattgaGAAG ataaagAAAGAGGCAACTATTGAAGATGAGATTCCTCCATGTGATGAACTACCATTTTGTGAGATTTGCAATGAAGATGCAAGGATGAGGTGCCTTGGATGCAGATATCTGTTCTGCAAGAGATGCTTCTTAGATCACAAGGATGATGACGATGGCTGTGATAGATATGAACCTTATGAAGccccaaaaaataaaagttattga
- the LOC118275903 gene encoding signal recognition particle 54 kDa protein yields MVLADLGRKITTALQSLSRATIINEDVLNSMLKQICAALLEADVNIRLVKNLRENVRAVIDFDEMAGGLNKRRMIQSAVFKELVKLVDPGVKPYQPIKGKPNVIMFVGLQGSGKTTTCTKLAYHYLRKNWKSCLVCADTFRAGAYDQVKQNCTKARIPFYGSYTEVDPVVIATTGVEMFKKEGFEMIIVDTSGRHKQEESLFEEMLAVANAIKPDNIIFVMDAAIGQACEAQARAFKDRVDIGSVIITKLDGHAKGGGALSAVAATQSPIIFIGTGEHIDDLEPFKTKPFINKLLGMGDIEGLLDKVNELKLDDNDELLEKLKHGQFTLRAMYEQFQNIMKMGPFSQIMGMIPGFSQDLMSKGSEQESMAKLKRLMTIMDSMNEGELDHRDGAKLFSKQPTRITRVAQGAGVTERDVKDLIAQYTKFAAVVKKMGGIKGLFKGGDMAKNVNQTQMVKLNQQMAKMMDPRILQQMGGMTGLHNMMRQLQQGSSGMNSLMGGK; encoded by the exons ATGGTTTTAGCGGATTTAGGTCGCAAAATTACTACTGCTCTGCAGTCTCTAAGCAGAGCTACCATCATAAATGAAGat GTTTTAAATTCTATGCTAAAACAAATTTGCGCTGCTCTACTGGAAGCTGATGTGAACATTCGTTTAGTGAAGAATCTTCGTGAAAATGTTCGCGCAGTCATTGACTTTGACGAGATGGCTGGTGGTCTCAACAAGAGACGGATGATACAATCTGCTGTGTTCAAAGAACTGGTCAAG CTGGTGGACCCAGGTGTGAAACCTTATCAACCAATCAAAGGCAAACCCAATGTCATCATGTTTGTAGGTCTGCAGGGTTCAGGGAAGACCACTACCTGTACAAAACTTGCATACCATTATTTGAGAAAGAATTGGAAGTCATGTCTAGTCTGTGCTGACACATTCAGAGCTGGTGCCTATGATCAGGTCAAACAGAATTGTACTAAGGCCAGAATACCTTTCTACGGAag TTATACAGAAGTTGATCCAGTAGTGATAGCAACTACTGGTGTGGAAATGTTCAAGAAGGAAGGATTTGAGATGATCATTGTGGACACTAGTGGACGTCACAAACAGGAGGAGTCATTGTTTGAGGAGATGTTGGCTGTTGCTAATGCTATT AAAccagataacataatattcgTGATGGATGCCGCTATTGGACAGGCTTGTGAGGCCCAAGCCAGAGCTTTCAAAGATAGAGTAGACATTGGTTCAGTTATTATCACAAAGTTAGATGGTCACGCCAAGGGAGGTGGTGCATTGTCAGC TGTTGCAGCCACACAGAGTCCTATCATCTTCATAGGTACTGGAGAACACATTGATGACCTGGAACCGTTTAAAACAAAACCTTTCATCAACAAACTACTTGGCATGGGAGACATTGAAGGCCTTTTGGATAAAGTGAATGAGCTCAAacttgatgataatgatgaattaTTAGAAAAACTCAAACATGGACAGTTCACATTGCGTGCTATGTATGAACAATTCCAGAACATTATGAAGATGGGTCCTTTTTCACAAATTATG GGCATGATCCCAGGATTCTCTCAGGATCTAATGTCAAAAGGCAGCGAACAAGAATCAATGGCTAAACTGAAGCGGCTTATGACCATTATGGACTCTATGAACGAAGGAGAACTCGACCATCGCGATGGCGCCAAACTTTTCTCGAAACAACCCACCAGAATCACTCGAGTTGCACAAGGCGCAGGTGTCACAGAAAGAGATGTAAAAGATTTGATTGCGCAGTACACTAAGTTTGCAGCCGTTGTGAAAAAGATGGGAGGTATTAAAGGATTATTCAAAGGAGGTGACATGGCAAAGAATGTTAACCAAACTCAAATGGTTAAACTGAACCAACAAATGGCAAAGATGATGGACCCACGCATCTTACAGCAGATGGGTGGCATGACTGGGCTCCACAACATGATGAGGCAGTTGCAACAGGGCTCCAGTGGGATGAATAGTTTAATGGGTGGCAAATGA
- the LOC118275907 gene encoding CCA tRNA nucleotidyltransferase 1, mitochondrial isoform X2, with the protein MDEELKCRENPVVLRLDSAEFQSIFTPEVLALKNIFDKYKYEIRIAGGAVRDLLMGLNPKDLDFATTATPHQMKEMFTTENIRMINANGERHGTITARINDKESFEVTTLRIDVLTDGRHAEVEFTTDWKLDANRRDLTINSMFLGFDGSVYDYFFGYEDLKKRKIVFVGDPDRRVKEDYLRIMRYFRFYGKIADKPDNHEENTLEVLKNNVKGLQNISGERIWVELKKMLQGNFAGNLLKTMIDVGVGEYIGLPASPNIEELERLLKRAEHLNLHPISYLAALLTDLDEVTVLYNRLKFSGYDRDLAYFLVEHRGDKEGSRPLLPYEKLVLNSKIKQKDAIEYVKEVLKYRGDKLFDQFNEWVVPRFPISGKVLKEAGVPPGKMYGPIISKIKDIWIESNYKLSEAELVQHIPGIIEEFDKNKLNP; encoded by the exons ATGGATGAAGAATTAAAATGTCGAGAAAATCCAGTCGTGTTACGTCTAGACTCGGCAGAATTCCAGAGCATCTTTACCCCAGAAGTTTTAGCACTGAAAAATAtctttgataaatataaatatgaaataagaaTAGCTGGTGGTGCCGTAAG GGACCTCTTGATGGGTCTAAATCCAAAAGATCTGGATTTTGCTACAACAGCAACACCACATCAAATGAAAGAAATGTTTACTACTGAAAATATTAGAATGATCAATGCTAATGGAGAGAGGCATGGCACTATAACAGCCAGGATTAATGACAAGGAAAGTTTTGAGGTGACCACACTGAGGATAGATGTACTTACTGATGGACGCCATGCAGAAGTAGAGTTTACTACAGACTGGAAACTTGATGCCAACAGGAGAGATCTTACAATCAACTCCATGTTTCTTG gttttgaTGGCTCAGTGTATGACTATTTCTTTGGCTATGAAGATTTAAAAAAGAGAAAGATTGTCTTTGTTGGTGACCCTGACAGAAGAGTGAAAGAGGATTATTTAAGGATAATGAGATATTTCCGTTTCTATGGAAAAATTGCAGACAAACCTGACAACCATGAGGAAAATACCCTCGAagtcttaaaaaataatgtaaaaggtCTGCAAAACATATCTGGGGAACGAATTTGGGTGGAGTTAAAAAAGATGCTGCAAGGCAATTTTGCTGGTAATCTATTGAAGACTATGATTGATGTGGGTGTTGGAGAAtacatag GTTTACCAGCATCTCCAAATATAGAGGAACTGGAGAGATTACTAAAAAGAGCTGAACACCTGAACTTGCATCCAATTTCTTACCTGGCAGCACTCCTAACAGACCTGGATGAGGTCACAGTTCTATACAACAGGCTCAAGTTCTCTGGTTATGATAGAGATCTAGCTTACTTCCTGGTGGAGCACCGAGGAGACAAGGAAGGCAGCAGGCCATTATT acCATATGAAAAACTGGTATTAaattccaaaataaaacaaaaggatGCAATTGAATATGTAAAGGAAGTTTTAAAATACAGAGGGGATAAACTCTTTGATCAGTTCAATGAATGGGTGGTACCTAGGTTCCCAATTAGTGGTAAGGTTTTAAAAGAAGCTGGAGTGCCACCTGGCAAAATGTATGGCCCTATCATTAGCAAAATCAAAGATATTTGGATTGAAAGTAATTACAAACTATCAGAAGCAGAGTTAGTTCAACACATCCCTGGCATCATAGAGGAATTTGATAAGAATAAACTAAATCCATAA